ATTGCACCTTGCATCCGCTGCTGTTAATCGGGTTTAGTGCCGGAGTGGTGGGAGCCATTGGTGCAGCCCAAATCTTACAAACCCTTGGAGTTCAAGTGAAGGCTGTGATTGCATTTGACGGTTGGGGAGTACCACTACTAGGTAATTTTCCAATTCATCGAATTAGCCACGATCGCTTTACTGATTGGAGTTCTACCCTTTGGGGAAGGAGTGATTCTAGCTTTTATGCCGACCCCGCTGTCACCCATTTAGAACTGTGGCGATCGCCCCAAACCATTTCAGGGTGGACTCATGAAGCCATAGACGCAGCCTCAGCGGCTCGGCTCAGCGGATATGGACAAAAACAGTATTCCACGACCGCTGCTCAGTTTTTGAAACACCTGCTCATTCACTATCAAGAGGCAGAAGCTGCGTCCATCACTTAAAAACACATTATTTTCCACTAGAAACCTTACTTAACAATCGTCTATTGCCACGTTAGTACTGGCTATACGAGAGTATTCGGAAACCGTCCAACATCATTAGGGTAGTCTTACATGGATAATCGACCGGGATCAGGAACAAACGGTAATGGACATACTAATGGGAATGGCAACGGCAACGGTAAGAGCAACGGGTCTATGCATAGCAAAATTTCTTCTAAAAATGGCTCATACCCAGTTTTAGAACGAAGATGGCGGCACATGCCGAAAACGACTCACTCGCGATCGCTACCCCTACTACCCGTAGCCATTTTATGTCTAGCCATTGGGACAGCCGTTGGCATTACTACCCTCAAAGACTCTAACCTGCCTACCCTTAAACCCTCTTCTCAAACCGACACATTTCGTTGGGCAGTCAATCGTGCGATGAGCGCTGCCGACATGACTCAAGTCGCTAAAACCAAAGATGAATGGCTGACTATTGTAGATTGGTGGAAAGACTCAATTCGCCTGATGCAATCGGTGGCTTACACCAGCGAAGACCGCAAGATTGCCCAAGAAAAAATTAAAGAGTATCAACAAAATCTTGCCTACGCCCAACGCAAAAGCCAAGCTAAAGATCCTGATACCTCTGCAACCGTACATCTGTGGACAACGGGATCTCGGAAAGCCGATGTCTTGAGAATTCAAGGCAAACCAACTCAATCAGTGCGATATGATGCTTTGTGTCAAGAAGTTCTGACCTATGGCAGCAGTACTGTAGAACTCAATAACAGCATTGTTGTTAACTTTGAAGACATCGATCGCAACCTCAAAGCCGCCAAAGAATCTATGCCCACGACCGCTATGGCAGATGGTTTGTCTTGGACGCTAGGCTCTACCAAAGAAGAGGTTTTCAGAGTGCAAGGCACACCCGCTCGGGTCGAGCGTTATGATGCGCCTAGCAAAGAAATTTTGCACTATGGCAACAGTACAATTCAAATTACCGATAACCGAGTGACCAGCTATGCCAACTTTAGCGGCAATCTTAAAGTTGCGGTAAGACCCTTGCCCAGCGAAAAGTTTAGTGACCCAAATAGCCAACCGAACTCTTGGTCATTGGGAGCAGACCGCAACGAAATTTTTAGAGTACAGGGCACTCCGACCGAAGTCAGTTTAGATGGGTCGTCATGCCGTGAAGAATTAAGATATGGCAGCAGTGTGGTAGAGCTACAGAACGGCGTAGTTGCTGGGTATAACAACTCAGGTGGCGATCTGAGTGTTCAGGTTAAGTAGCTCTGGATTAAGTAACTAGCGATATTTCAATTTGCATCCCAAAATTACCCCTGTCAATCCTAAGGTCACGGCGTTTGCCAGCACAATGGGTAACTGCCCTAGCAACAAGCCATAAATTAACCAAAGCAAGATACCGCCACTGAATGTTACCAACCAAGTCATAGAAATATCTTTAGCTGACTTCGATCGCCAAACCTTCAAAAGCTGAGGCAAAAAAGCGATCGTCGTCAAAGTCCCAGCGATCATTCCTAACAGTGTGATGCCCACAGATCATCTCCTCAAAACGGGTTTGCACAGTAAACGTTATCAAAAGCAGAATTTGGGGTCTAATGAATGCAGGTCTTTGAATGGTCGTCTGCGGAGTGGCAATGGAGTGGCATATCACCGACGCTCAAAGTTTGAGGGTCATCGATCGGGAAATGGGCGAGAATTCATTCTCTCCGTCTGAATATGAGATTGTGCGTCGGGTCATTTATGCTACCGCCGATTTTGAATACAAGCATTTAATTCAATTTTCTGACCAGGCGCTCCAGGGCGGAGCCGCTGCCCTTGCCGCTCGTAGTACTTTAATTGTGGATGTGCCCATGGTGCAGGTTGGCATTGCTGGTAATATTCAAAACACCTTTGCCAATCCAGTCTATTGCAGTATGGAAACCCTCACCCGTCCACAAAAAGATAGAACGATCGCGGCATGGGGAATTGAAACTTTAGCAAAGCGCTACCCTGAAGGAATTTTTATTGTGGGTGAGTCACAAACGGCTTTGGCGGCTCTAGTTGACCTGATTGTTGCCGAAGAAATTAAGCCAGCTTTAGTGATTGGCACTCCCGCCCAGTTTATTAGCCAAGATAAAATCGTGCAACAGCTTCAAGATTCTTTGGTGCCCCATATTCGGATTGAGGGACGTAAAGGCAGCGCAGTCGTAGCAGCGGCGATCGCCAATGGTCTGATTGAACTCGCATGGCAAGCCTACGGGAAAGAAACTGGAGCGTGATCAGCCTTTACAGCCTTTATAAAAGTTTAAATATAATAAAAGGAGAGGCAATCCTCATCAGTCTGCTCGTGAGATGAGGTTGAGTCGGCAACGCAGCGAGATAGACCTCTCCCCAGCCCCTCTCCTGAAGGAAAGAGGGGCTGAGCAGATTTAATCCTTTCATTCACCCATGCGCCCGATCGCTAATAATCTGTCTCTTCCTCATATTCCACCACCCGTTTGCGCTCAGGAATCTCAACCTTGGGGGCACGGTAAGGCTTAGGGTTCTCATCATCTTCCCAAAGGTCTTTTTCAGTATCTGTATCGAGTTCTAGGGGCGGTGATTCTTCTAGAACTGGATTTGCGGCATTAGCCACAGGGGCATCACTGATGATTTGGTAATCAACGTCTTCGTACTCCTCAAGGTCATCGTCATCACCCCAGTTAGCGGCGGGTTCTTCGTCGTAAGGGAGAGGAGCCTGTTGGCGTAAGGGTTCGCGTTGCCGTTGGGGTTCGTTCCAGTTGTCGTCGTCCCAAGTTTCTTGAGCGGCGATCGGGGTGCGGGTTTTTAGGGGTTCGACAGGAACACGCGCACCCGAAGGCAGCTGGTTTTGCGTAGACATAGGCTTGGGATAGGCATTCATATCGTCTTTTTCCCCAGGCGATTTACCAATGCCGATCCGTTCTAGTAACCCGACGGAAAGTTGGTTCAGTTTTTCTTCCGCCCCTTCAAACACAATGAGGCGATCGGGTCCACTACTGACCACTTCATCCATTGATAGCTCATAGGTACTAATGAGTTGATCGGGAATTTGAGGCAAACCAAAAGAAGCAATAATAATCGTTTCGACTTTTCCACTTAAAGGGGAAAACCGAAAGCCCCGAACTTTGCCCAGCATATCGCCTGTTTCTGTGATCACTTCGCTGTTAATCAGGCTGCTGTAAAGCTCAGTGTTGAAGCTGTCTTCAACGACCGTGTCGGTATCTACTAAAATCACGTCGCCCACTTGGCGAACGCTGCTCAGAAGCATGGTTTGTTGGATGTTGGAGAGAACGCCAGAAAGAATATTCTCGCGCATCCCGATCGCCACGACCTCGCGCTGGTCTACATCAATCCAGAGTTGACTAACCACGCCCAAGCGTTTGCCATTGTCGCGGGTAATGATTTGAGTGCCAATAATATCAGAGCGTTGCCAGGATTGTTCAGATGTCATTTTCGAGTCCTAAATTTCGAGTCCTAAATCTCGAAGTGGGCTAGACGTGCGATCGATTGAGTTTAGAACCAAGAGATCTCTAAATTCAATCGAATTAACCCAACATTATACGGATGCGCATTATAAAGATGCGCTTTGCGGCTGCAAGTCCAGACCCAGCACTTGGGTATAAGCCCCCCGCGCCTGAGTCACCCCAATTGTACGATCTGCTGACTCAATCATGGGACGACGGAGACTTACAACAATAAATTGTGCCTGTTGAGCTTGATGTCTGATCATTTTAGCTAATCGTTCTACGTTTGCTCCATCCAGAAACATATCGACCTCGTCGAAGGCGTAAAACGGCGAAGGACGGTAGCGTTGTAGCGCAAAAATAAAGCTGAGTGCTGTCAGCGATTTTTCACCACCTGACATGGAAGCCAGACGACGAACAGGCTTACCTTTGGGGTGAGCAACTAAGTTTAGGCCGCTGCCAAACGGATCTTGGGGATCATCAAGTTGCAAGTAGCCATCGCCATCAGATAGTTCGGCAAAGATGCCCTGAAAGTTGATGTTGACGGCATCGAAGGCTTCTTTAAAGGCTTTTTGGCGAAGGGTTGTGAAGTTTTCGATGCGGAGCAATAGCTCGGTGCGTTCTTCGTCGAGGGTTTCTAGCTTTTGGGTGAGTTCTTCCAGACGGGTTTGGGTGCGATCGTATTCTTCCAGCGCCATCATATTGACGGGTTCCATTGCCTGCAAACGCTTTTGCAGCGATCGCAATTCCTGCTGTAGTTGCTCTAGTCCCAAGTCTTCTGGAATTTCGGGCAATGGGTCAGGTAACTCTACCCGCTTCGCCTCAATTTGAGCTTCCAGCGTGATCAATTCTTCGCGGCGGGCTTGCTGAGTTTCGATCAGCTTTTGACGCTGCCACTCGACTTGCTGTTGCGAGGTTTGATAATCGCGCAGCAACCGTTCAGCGCGATCGCGGGCTTGCTTCTCGGCGGCTAAGGTTTGTTCTAAGGTTGCTAAGGAAGTTCGATTCTGGGCAATTTGATCCATTAAGACCGTCTGCTGTTGGCTGAGGGTCGCCTGCTGATCTAACTGGGCGGTTTGCTGAGTGCCATATTCTTGAACTCGCTGCTGGAATAGCTCAATTTTTTCTTGAATCCGCAGCCGTTGATTGTCCAAATCTTTTAACCGTTGCTCAGCAGTTTGCAGTGTCAGTTGGCGATCGTTCAACTGCGCTTCTTTCTCACGGATGCTGTTCTGAATCTGTTGCCATTCGCTTTGGGCATAGGATTGCTCTAGGGCTGCTAATGCCTGTCGCTGGTTTTGCAGATGGGTTTCCCGCTGGGGCAGATCGTTCTCCAGAATTTGCAGACGCTCCTGAGCCGTCGTCAACTCTTGCGTGTTCTGCGACAACTGCGCCCGAATATGTCCTTCCTGCGCCACCTGAGTCGCAATTTGATTTTGAATCTGCTCAGCTTGAAGTTGAATTTCTCGGTGCTGTTGGCGCGAATCGTTGAATGCCTGTGAGTTTTCTCTAACTTTGTCAACAGCTTGGGCGATCGCCTCTTGGCAGCGCCTCAAAATTCGATCAAGTTCTTGAAGCCGTTCCCGTAAGGCGATCGCCTCTAAGGATTCCGTAGGCTCCACGCGCCCAAAGTGTAAGGAACTCTGCCGCGAAGAACTGCCCCCAGTCATTGCCCCGCTAGTTTCTAGAAGCTCTCCATCTATCGTCACAATACGATATTGCCCCATTTCCTGCCGCGCTTGCTGTAAGGTGGAGAAAATCACGGTACTGCCGAAAACGTAGGCAAAGACTTGCAAGTAGCGATCGTCGCATTCAATCAAGTTGCGAGCATAGTCGATAAACCCCTCTGGGCGATTCCAAGCGGCGATCGGTGAGAAATGGGGTGCTTTGATTTTATTGAGCGGTAGGAACGTGGCTCGTCCTGCCCGTCTTTGTTTCAATAGGTCGATCGCCCTTGCCCCAACGCCGTCATCATCTACTACCAAATTTGCCAGCCGTGCCCCTGCCGCAATCTCTAGCGCCAGTTGATATTGTGGCTCTACCCGCCCCAACTGCGCCACCAACCCACAGATGCCCTCTAGCTTTGCCTTATGCAGCACCTCAATGATTCCCGTGCCCTGGGTTTCCTGAATTGCTTGGGCTTGCGCCTCTAGTTTGTCTAGCTGCCGCTGCTTGTCGCGTTGTTCGTTGATCAGTCGGTCTTGGGTTTCTTGCTGTACCCTCAGGTCTTGCTCGGCTTGGGCGAACGACTGCTGTGCCGTTTCGGTGCGCTTCTGTGCGCCCCGCAGGTCTGCCGACTGTTGATTATGCTGGGTTTGCTTCGTGGTTATCCCTTCTGCAATGCTTGCTAAAGCACCACTGTGTTCCTGGATTTTCAGCCGCAGCTGCTCTACCCGCTCCTGCAATCTTGCCTGCTCGGTACGCTGAGGCTCAAGAGTCTTCAATAACGCCTCAATTTGATGACGGAGAACAGCCTGCTCCTGAATCCAGGCATCAGAAGCCGCCGCTACAGCCGTCGAATCTTCCCGACTTCGATCCAAGGCTCTCTTCGCTTCGTCTCGCTCTCGCCTAAAAATCGACAGTTCTTTTATTTCTAAATTTTGATGCTCTTGTCCCAACTTTTCTAGGGCTTGCGTTTGTTCCTGAATTTCCTGCTGAGTCTGAGCGATCGCCCCTGCCGCTGCTCTCTCCGCTGTTGCCAATTCTTGCTGCTGCCGCTGCAACTGCCGTAGCTCTGCCTCGCGCGTTGCCAGGGTTGCCTGAATCGCCAACTGTTCATCTTCACCTAAGGCTTTGACGTGGGCATTCAACCGCTCTAGTTCAGCCGTTGCTAATTGAATTTCAACCACAAGCACCTGAAGTTGCTCATTAAGGCTAGTTTGAGAGCGATCGCCCTCCTCCAATTGCCCCACCAGTTTTTTTGCCTGCCGCTCCTGGGCTTTCCAACCTAGAATCGCTTCCCATTGGCTCTTGTTCTCTAGCTCTGCTCGGAGGCGCTGATACTTCTCAGCCTTGATGCGATCTTGCGCCAGGCGATCGCGCTGCACCATCAGTTCCCGCTCAACAATTCGGAATTTTTCTTCTCGTTCTTTAACCGCGTCTAGCTTTTCCTTCGCCTGCCTAATCTTGCGATCGAACGCTCCTACACCTGCCAGCTCATCAATAATTTCTCGCCGTTCCCGTGGGTTCATAGAAATAATACTGGTCACGTCTCCCTGCAAAACGACGTTGTAGCCTTCAGGGTAAATGCGCAGCTTATGCAATTGCTCATGTAAATCGGTCAAGGTACAGGGCAACCCATTGATGGCATAGCTCGAAGTATAAGAACCCTGCTGGGTAACCCGTAGTTTTCGAGTCACGACCCATTCATTTAGCACAGGTAGGGGGGCAACATGACCGCTGCCTAGATGACCATTTTCAGGGCGATCGCTCTCGAAAGGATGCTCCGTAGACTGATTTACAGACAGATCTGCCTCCAACCCTTCCTCTTCGAGGTCATCTCGTATCCAGTCTTCTTCATCTAAGGCAAACGTCGCCGTCACGCTGGCTTCTACAATCGATCGCCCTCGTCCTGCCTGGGTTTGATTGACAAGATCTGGCAATCGCTCTGCCCGCATCCCTTTAGAGCTAGAAAGACCTAAGCAGAACAGTAGGGCATCTAAAATATTTGACTTTCCTGACCCGTTAGGACCAGAAATGACAGTAAACCCTGGCAGCAAAGGCACACCCGTTGTGCCACCAAAGGACTTAAAGTTTGTGAGTTCGACGCGCTTAATGTACACTCGTCAGCCTAATCAGTTTGGTACAAAAATACTATAAATTCCAATATTGATCAACAACATGGGATCATTACCCCGGAATCATATCTGCAAAATTGAAAATTGGCTTGAAACTCTAAAAAGGATTACCACGAGAGAAGCTGCCAGCAGACTATCAACAGGCATTTCAAGTTACGTCTGCTGTTGTGGATGGCTAGTGTTATGGATGACTAAATTAAATTGCTGACTAGTCTAATAGGTTCCTCTGTGCTTTCAGACACAAGCCTTGTCTGGGTAAAAAAACCATAATAGGAGCAGCAATGTGAGGCTAAGAAATGTGAGGCTGAGAAAATCGCAAGCACCCAAGTGAAACGGAAGCTCCGCTACTTCTATTTACGATTCATCCGCTTAAAAGCCACCCCAGAACACCTGGCGCGTGGGTTCGCCATTGGTGTGTTTTGGGGAATGTTCCCTTTGCCTGGAGTGCAAATGCTGACTGCTATTGTAACGGCAGCAGTTTTGCGCGGGAGTAAGGTGGCGGCGATCGCTGGAACTTGGCTGGGTAACCCACTGACGACGCTTCCGCTAACCGCTTTAAACTTCCACGTGGGGCAAACACTGCTAGGACGAACTTGGACTGCTCCTCCTCAAGAAATCTATACCGTTGATGGATTTTTACAGCTAGGAAGAGCCGCGATCGGGGCATACCTTGTAGGATGCTTAACGACAGGCATTGTCGGTGGATTGGGTAGCTACATTCTGGGCATTCCTCTCGTGACCTTCTTTCAGAAACGGGCAAGCGAACAGCGCAGCAAAAAACGCGCAAAGTGACGGTTATCACTTCTTTCATCGCAACAAGAAGTATAAAATAGCACTAACGTCATACTGGACAGTAGCAACCGCCATGAAAGCAAGTGGTATCTCAGGCAAAAAATACCCCGACCCCAGAAACGTCAGCCTCATTCAAAAGCAACAAATCCAGTTGCAGATTTGTTATAAACCGCTGAGGGCTAACCCTTTTACAACCTACCGCGATGAAACCGGACGCTGGGTTGTGGTGAGACAGGCTTAAGATTTTAAGGTATCTTCAGGTTCTAGTAATCCTGCTGAAACCGTCCTACTTTTGTTCCAGGATAGTACTTTCCTAAAATTTGTTGATAGGTAAAACCTTGCTCTGCCAAGCTCAAGGCACCAAGCTGGCTCATTCCTTGTCCCTGAAAAGCTTCCGACACAATGTCTTCTGATGCAGCATACAACGATTCAACGACCTCGCCTTTGTAGCTGACATACTCTCCCGCAGTCGCATCGACGGCTTGGTTAGTGGCACTTGCTTCGCGGGCAATACCGCTGTAGACCTGATAGTACTCGGTTGAGCCTAAGTCAAACAGTGAGCTAATGGGCTTGAAGTGATAGGTGAGAGCATAGGAACGAGCAGCGATCGCCTGTGCCTTGAGCGCATCGGCTTCCCAATCGGGCGAGACTTCGCTGGCAACAACGCTGTAGAGATATTGGCGAAGGTTCACCAGATTTACAGCCCAAAGCTTGCCAGCGTCATTGACAATTACAAATCTGCCTCGGTAAGTGCGATCGCCTAGGGTGATATTTCCTCCAGATGAAGGCTCAATTCTCACCGCAAAGGGCAACGATTGACCATCTAACTGAATGCCGTCCCCACTGGGCTGGAGAGAATAAGCCCCAGAAAGCTCTTGAATTTGGCGACCCGTCTGAGCGTCAATTAAGACTGCTCCTTGGGTGAGGGTCAGAGACAAAGCCAGAACGCCTTGGGCGATCGCCACCCGCATTTCCACTAAACCATCGACTGAAGCTGCCCCCGCTCCAGCAAGCTCTTGCTTTGCCGCTTCGTTCAAGGCTTTTTCTTCAGATGTCAGGGCATTAGGATCAACGGCTACGGCTGAGCTAGGGGAAGGGGTGTAACTTTGGCTAGGGCTTGCAGTTGGCGCCGTCAGGGGCGATGGGAGAACCGCGATCGGGGTAGGCAGCGTTGGGACGGCAGGCGTTGTACTGGAGGGCGAAACGATAGGTGCAGTGAGAGACGTGGCGTTTGGCGTTCTTTGCCTCCACAAGATGCCGCCGATCGCCAAGATTGCCAAGAGCGAAGCGGCTAACCAGATTCGTTGTTTAAAGAACAGAAGTATGCTTTGTCTGGTCATATGACTCAGTAATTGCTCAGTAATTGCTCAGTAATTCCGCAAGATTTTTGTAGAAGCAGTCTTCGTATTGACAGGAGTACTTTGTAATTCCTTCAAATTTCTATGGAAGGGAAGTCGAAATGTAACAGTTTGCAACATATAATGTAATCCTAGTAAACACAAGTATTTCAGAGGGTAGTGACGTTAATGCGAGTTGCGATCGCTGGAGGCGGGCTGGCGGGTTTATCCTGTGCTAAGTATCTTACAGATGCCGGACACACCCCCATTGTCTTAGAGAGTAGGGATGTCTTAGGGGGCTTAGTTGCTGCCTGGAAAGACGAAGATGGCGACTGGTATGAAACGGGTCTACATGCTTTCTTTGGAGCGTATCCTAATATGCTCCAGTTGTTCAAAGAGCTAGGCATTGAGGATCGGCTTCAGTGGAAAGAACACACCCTCATTTTTAACCAACCCGAAAAGCCCGGCACCCTCTCTCGGTTCGATGTTCCTGATATTCCGGCTCCTGTCAACGTCATCATGTCGATTATTCGGAACAACGACATGCTGACCTGGGAACAAAAAATTCGATTTGCGATCGGGCTATTACCGGCGATCGTTCGAGGTCAAAAGTACGTCGAAAACATGGATCAGTACTCCCTGCTGGAGTGGCTGCGGCTGCAAGGCGTGGATGAGCGCGTCAACAGCGATATTTTTATTGCTGCTTCCAAAGCTTTAACGTTTATCAATCCTGATGAAGTCTCTGCCACTATTCCCCTAACCGCTATTAACCGCTTCATGCAAGAGCGCTATGGCTCTAAAATTGCTTTCCTGGACGGTTCTCCGACCGAGCGATTGTGCGAACCTCTAGTGGAATATATTAGCGATCGCGGTGGCGAAGTGCGGATTAGCTCCCCTCTTAAAGAAATTGTTTTGAACAATGACGGCACTGTCAAGCATTTCTTACTGCGTGGACTGAACGGCGCACCCGATGAAGTTTTGACGGCAGACCTTTACGTTTCGGCAATGTCGGTTGATGTCATGAAAGTGCTGATGCCGAAGCCCTGGCAAGAGATGGAGTTTTTTGAGAAGCTCAACGGTTTAGAGGGCGTTCCGGTGATCAATTTGCACTTGTGGTTCGATCGCAAACTATCAAGTATCGATCAGCTTTTGTTCTCTCGTTCAGACTTGCTCAGCGTCTATGCCGACATGAGCAACACCTGCCGAGAGTACGAAAATCCTGATCGCTCGATGCTAGAACTCGTTTTAGCCCCAGCCAAAGATTGGATCGATCGCTCCGACGAAGATATTGTCAGCGCCACGATGAAGGAACTAGAAAAACTTTTTCCTGATCATTTAGGCGGTGAGAATCCGGCAAAGCTGCTAAAGTCGAAAGTGGTCAAAACTCCGCGATCGGTCTACAAAGCGACTCCGGGGCGACAGGCTTGCCGTCCAACTCAAGCAACGCCCATTGCCAACTTCTATTTGGCAGGCAGTTATACGATGCAGCGCTACCTAGGAAGTATGGAAGGTGCAGTCCTTTCTGGTAAGCTTGCGGCACAAGCGATTACTGAACAGCCTGTCATTCCTCCTGCTGTTCCGCCTGTGAAGGATTTACAAACGGCGTAGTCCGGCTGTGATTTCTTGCGATTTTCTGTGATTAGGGCTGCGATCGCTCGATACTGTTTCCTTAGAGTCCCATCTAAGTAGATACTGGAGAGCGTGGCGAACAGCCCAGTCACCTGAAGTTAACCCCCAGTCTGCAATGTAATGCTGCAATTGCCTGAATCTCCCCGCGTCATGACTCTTGTGCCCTTGGAGGAAGCTTACGAACTTTGCCGTCAAGTGACCGCAGAGTACGCCAAAACGTTTTATTTAGGAACTCGGCTCATGTCTGCGGAGAAGCGTCGAGCTATCTGGGCAATCTATGTCTGGTGTCGCCGCACCGATGAATTAGTCGATGGTGCCCAAGCGGCGACCACCACCGATGCAACCCTCGATCACTGGGAACGTAACCTGGAGTCGATTTTTGC
The DNA window shown above is from Timaviella obliquedivisa GSE-PSE-MK23-08B and carries:
- a CDS encoding SemiSWEET transporter — protein: MIAGTLTTIAFLPQLLKVWRSKSAKDISMTWLVTFSGGILLWLIYGLLLGQLPIVLANAVTLGLTGVILGCKLKYR
- a CDS encoding precorrin-8X methylmutase, coding for MEWHITDAQSLRVIDREMGENSFSPSEYEIVRRVIYATADFEYKHLIQFSDQALQGGAAALAARSTLIVDVPMVQVGIAGNIQNTFANPVYCSMETLTRPQKDRTIAAWGIETLAKRYPEGIFIVGESQTALAALVDLIVAEEIKPALVIGTPAQFISQDKIVQQLQDSLVPHIRIEGRKGSAVVAAAIANGLIELAWQAYGKETGA
- a CDS encoding PRC-barrel domain-containing protein is translated as MTSEQSWQRSDIIGTQIITRDNGKRLGVVSQLWIDVDQREVVAIGMRENILSGVLSNIQQTMLLSSVRQVGDVILVDTDTVVEDSFNTELYSSLINSEVITETGDMLGKVRGFRFSPLSGKVETIIIASFGLPQIPDQLISTYELSMDEVVSSGPDRLIVFEGAEEKLNQLSVGLLERIGIGKSPGEKDDMNAYPKPMSTQNQLPSGARVPVEPLKTRTPIAAQETWDDDNWNEPQRQREPLRQQAPLPYDEEPAANWGDDDDLEEYEDVDYQIISDAPVANAANPVLEESPPLELDTDTEKDLWEDDENPKPYRAPKVEIPERKRVVEYEEETDY
- the smc gene encoding chromosome segregation protein SMC, with product MYIKRVELTNFKSFGGTTGVPLLPGFTVISGPNGSGKSNILDALLFCLGLSSSKGMRAERLPDLVNQTQAGRGRSIVEASVTATFALDEEDWIRDDLEEEGLEADLSVNQSTEHPFESDRPENGHLGSGHVAPLPVLNEWVVTRKLRVTQQGSYTSSYAINGLPCTLTDLHEQLHKLRIYPEGYNVVLQGDVTSIISMNPRERREIIDELAGVGAFDRKIRQAKEKLDAVKEREEKFRIVERELMVQRDRLAQDRIKAEKYQRLRAELENKSQWEAILGWKAQERQAKKLVGQLEEGDRSQTSLNEQLQVLVVEIQLATAELERLNAHVKALGEDEQLAIQATLATREAELRQLQRQQQELATAERAAAGAIAQTQQEIQEQTQALEKLGQEHQNLEIKELSIFRRERDEAKRALDRSREDSTAVAAASDAWIQEQAVLRHQIEALLKTLEPQRTEQARLQERVEQLRLKIQEHSGALASIAEGITTKQTQHNQQSADLRGAQKRTETAQQSFAQAEQDLRVQQETQDRLINEQRDKQRQLDKLEAQAQAIQETQGTGIIEVLHKAKLEGICGLVAQLGRVEPQYQLALEIAAGARLANLVVDDDGVGARAIDLLKQRRAGRATFLPLNKIKAPHFSPIAAWNRPEGFIDYARNLIECDDRYLQVFAYVFGSTVIFSTLQQARQEMGQYRIVTIDGELLETSGAMTGGSSSRQSSLHFGRVEPTESLEAIALRERLQELDRILRRCQEAIAQAVDKVRENSQAFNDSRQQHREIQLQAEQIQNQIATQVAQEGHIRAQLSQNTQELTTAQERLQILENDLPQRETHLQNQRQALAALEQSYAQSEWQQIQNSIREKEAQLNDRQLTLQTAEQRLKDLDNQRLRIQEKIELFQQRVQEYGTQQTAQLDQQATLSQQQTVLMDQIAQNRTSLATLEQTLAAEKQARDRAERLLRDYQTSQQQVEWQRQKLIETQQARREELITLEAQIEAKRVELPDPLPEIPEDLGLEQLQQELRSLQKRLQAMEPVNMMALEEYDRTQTRLEELTQKLETLDEERTELLLRIENFTTLRQKAFKEAFDAVNINFQGIFAELSDGDGYLQLDDPQDPFGSGLNLVAHPKGKPVRRLASMSGGEKSLTALSFIFALQRYRPSPFYAFDEVDMFLDGANVERLAKMIRHQAQQAQFIVVSLRRPMIESADRTIGVTQARGAYTQVLGLDLQPQSASL
- a CDS encoding DUF2062 domain-containing protein; the protein is MKRKLRYFYLRFIRLKATPEHLARGFAIGVFWGMFPLPGVQMLTAIVTAAVLRGSKVAAIAGTWLGNPLTTLPLTALNFHVGQTLLGRTWTAPPQEIYTVDGFLQLGRAAIGAYLVGCLTTGIVGGLGSYILGIPLVTFFQKRASEQRSKKRAK
- a CDS encoding SpoIID/LytB domain-containing protein, encoding MTRQSILLFFKQRIWLAASLLAILAIGGILWRQRTPNATSLTAPIVSPSSTTPAVPTLPTPIAVLPSPLTAPTASPSQSYTPSPSSAVAVDPNALTSEEKALNEAAKQELAGAGAASVDGLVEMRVAIAQGVLALSLTLTQGAVLIDAQTGRQIQELSGAYSLQPSGDGIQLDGQSLPFAVRIEPSSGGNITLGDRTYRGRFVIVNDAGKLWAVNLVNLRQYLYSVVASEVSPDWEADALKAQAIAARSYALTYHFKPISSLFDLGSTEYYQVYSGIAREASATNQAVDATAGEYVSYKGEVVESLYAASEDIVSEAFQGQGMSQLGALSLAEQGFTYQQILGKYYPGTKVGRFQQDY
- the pds gene encoding 15-cis-phytoene desaturase, giving the protein MRVAIAGGGLAGLSCAKYLTDAGHTPIVLESRDVLGGLVAAWKDEDGDWYETGLHAFFGAYPNMLQLFKELGIEDRLQWKEHTLIFNQPEKPGTLSRFDVPDIPAPVNVIMSIIRNNDMLTWEQKIRFAIGLLPAIVRGQKYVENMDQYSLLEWLRLQGVDERVNSDIFIAASKALTFINPDEVSATIPLTAINRFMQERYGSKIAFLDGSPTERLCEPLVEYISDRGGEVRISSPLKEIVLNNDGTVKHFLLRGLNGAPDEVLTADLYVSAMSVDVMKVLMPKPWQEMEFFEKLNGLEGVPVINLHLWFDRKLSSIDQLLFSRSDLLSVYADMSNTCREYENPDRSMLELVLAPAKDWIDRSDEDIVSATMKELEKLFPDHLGGENPAKLLKSKVVKTPRSVYKATPGRQACRPTQATPIANFYLAGSYTMQRYLGSMEGAVLSGKLAAQAITEQPVIPPAVPPVKDLQTA